A portion of the Hydractinia symbiolongicarpus strain clone_291-10 chromosome 10, HSymV2.1, whole genome shotgun sequence genome contains these proteins:
- the LOC130662761 gene encoding uncharacterized protein LOC130662761 — translation MFLWTGHFAQPEEPNNKRPVINVSKLTPLASDKFKAVNALDRELSDAVSFQYPKRNGWFLTCKNDTCFIEPKKRTISFERQSSFFPLINFWYEGYTVFESTVKAGWYIRRTRSNLKLEKYDGTEDFKKDASFKVNKPDNQRETINRPSTSNSCRTCCCSICDSQSDFCYSCQTQCLCKECETLAKMSTADRKDEEQCNKSE, via the exons atgtttttatGGACTGGTCACTTCGCACAACCTGAAGAACCCAACAATAAGCGACCAGTTATTAATGTTTCCAAACTAACGCCACTGGCCAGTGACAAGTTCAAAGCTGTAAACGCATTGGATCGAGAACTGTCTGATGCGGTTTCCTTTCAATATCCGAAACGGAATGGCTGGTTTTTAACTTGCAAAAATGACACGTGCTTCATAGAACCTAAAAAACGGACAATTAGTTTTG AACGCCAAAGTTCCTTCTTCCCGCTCATCAATTTTTGGTATGAAGGCTACACCGTGTTCGAATCAACTGTGAAAGCTGGATGGTATATACGACGAACACGATCAAACTTAAAACTTGAAAAATATGACGGAACCGAAGACTTTAAAAAGGATGCAAGTTTTAAAGTGAATAAACCAG ATAATCAAAGAGAGACAATAAACCGGCCTTCAACCTCGAATTCGTGTAGAACATGTTGTTGTTCAATTTGTGACAGCCAATCAGATTTCTGTTACAGCTGTCAAACTCAATGTTTATGTAAAGAATGCGAAACTTTAGCAAAAATGAGTACTGCTGATAGAAAAGATGAAGAGCAATGTAATAAATCAGAATAA
- the LOC130662760 gene encoding testis-specific serine/threonine-protein kinase 6-like gives MKHQLDSRLIMFRYSMFRSLRKSSKQKEEKESEQIIQQPVIGSISDRSLLSQRGYVLSDQTLGEGSYSKVKRAYSKYQNCDVAVKIINRQIAPQDFLERFLPRELEIIGHLNHENICKFFEVCDTGRRVYVFMQYACEGDLLEYIQRNSFVKESMAKEMFRQIVEALDYLHVHNILHRDLKCENILLEKGFKPLLTDFGFAKYTADITDLNKTYCGSSAYAPIEILKGTPYDGRSAEVWSLGCILYTMTTGTMPFNDSNKSEHIRQMKRGPVFGRSRQKITVSLQILISNVLQLKATARPTLKEILQSEWCATSIDDFEVNS, from the exons ATGAAGCATCAGTTGGATTCAAGATTGATCATGTTTCGATACTCGATGTTCAGAAGTCTTCGTaaatcttcaaaacaaaaagaagaaaaggaaaGTGAACAAATCATTCAGCAACCAGTTATCGGGTCCATCTCCGATCGTTCGCTTTTATCGCAAAGAGGTTATGTTCTGTCTGATCAAACACTTGGCGAGGGAAGCTACTCGAAGGTTAAACGCGCTTACTCGAAATATCAAAACTGTGATGTTGCTGTTAAAATTATCAATAGACAAATAGCTCCACAGGATTTCCTTGAACGTTTTTTACCTCGAGAGCTTGAAATAATCGGCCATCTAAACCACGAGAACATTTGCAAATTCTTTGAAGTTTGTGACACTGGGCGGCGAGTGTATGTGTTTATGCAATACGCTTGTGAGGGCGATTTATTGGAATATATTCAACGAAATAGTTTTGTTAAAGAAAGTATGGCAAAAGAAATGTTTCGACAG ATTGTAGAAGCATTAGATTACCTGCACGTACATAACATTTTGCATCGAGATTTGAAATGTGAGAATATACTCCTTGAAAAAGGCTTTAAACCTCTGCTTACAGACTTCGGGTTTGCGAAATATACAGCTGATATTACCGACCTAAACAAAACGTACTGTGGTAGTTCTGCATACGCTCCTATTGAAATACTTAAAG gtACCCCTTACGATGGACGCAGTGCTGAAGTGTGGAGTCTTGGGTGTATACTCTATACCATGACCACCGGTACCATGCCATTTAATGACAGCAACAAAAGTGAACACATCAGACAAATGAAGAGAGGACCAGTGTTTGGTAGATCACGTCAAAAGATAACAGTCTCTCTTCAAATTTTAATATCAAATGTGCTTCAGTTGAAAGCAACAGCACGACCTACGTTGAAAGAAATACTTCAAAGTGAATGGTGCGCGACAAGCATAGATGACTTTGAAGTTAATTCttaa